Proteins encoded together in one Marispirochaeta sp. window:
- the rpmD gene encoding 50S ribosomal protein L30, whose translation MKLRIKLINSVIGRPQNQRRVVEALGLKKLNSTVEQDDIPSIRGMVKKVSHLVQVQEIK comes from the coding sequence ATGAAATTACGGATTAAACTTATTAATAGCGTAATCGGACGCCCACAGAATCAGAGAAGAGTTGTCGAAGCCTTGGGTCTGAAAAAGCTGAACAGTACTGTTGAGCAAGACGATATTCCTTCAATTCGGGGTATGGTCAAGAAGGTTTCTCACCTGGTTCAGGTACAGGAGATCAAATAA
- the secY gene encoding preprotein translocase subunit SecY codes for MATNPLVDIFRIRDLRQRIFFTLGMLVVFRLGANLPIPGINVKALNLYFMSQQGGAGVGITEYIDFFAGGAFKNFSIFMLGIMPYISTSIIMQLLVLVFPSLKRISEQEGGRKKIQRYTRYGTVVICLIQSYAVTIYANQIPDAITINKTAYALIAMLTVTTGTIFLMWIGEQITQRGIGNGISLLIFAGIVARMPAAFITLIEKVQIGELNPVFVILVLGMFITVIALVIYEQQGQRKIPVQYAKRVVGRRMYGAQNTYIPFKINPSGVIPVIFASSVLTFPLQIAGNLGGQVSWLQTLSYWLRPNGIPYLITYTLLIIFFAYFYTQVTLNPHEIAKQIRENGGSIPGIRTDKIEVYLNTILSRIILPGALFLAFIAVIPSIVQMLFNFPMEVAMLMGGTSLLIMVGVDLDTMSQIEGHLRMHHHDGLVKKGKIRSRNL; via the coding sequence ATGGCGACGAATCCACTAGTTGATATTTTTCGTATCCGCGACCTCAGACAAAGGATATTCTTTACTCTGGGAATGCTGGTTGTCTTCCGACTGGGGGCAAACCTTCCAATTCCCGGGATAAACGTGAAAGCTTTGAATCTCTACTTCATGTCTCAGCAGGGAGGTGCGGGTGTTGGTATAACCGAGTATATCGACTTCTTTGCCGGTGGAGCGTTCAAGAATTTCTCAATTTTTATGCTTGGTATAATGCCTTATATATCGACTTCGATTATTATGCAGCTTTTGGTACTTGTTTTTCCAAGCCTTAAGCGCATAAGCGAACAGGAAGGTGGGCGAAAGAAAATTCAGCGCTACACACGGTACGGAACAGTAGTAATCTGTCTTATACAGTCATATGCTGTAACTATATACGCTAATCAGATTCCTGATGCCATAACTATCAACAAGACCGCATATGCGCTGATAGCAATGCTGACTGTAACAACAGGAACAATTTTCCTGATGTGGATAGGAGAGCAGATTACACAGCGGGGAATCGGAAACGGTATCTCCTTGTTGATTTTCGCAGGTATTGTTGCCAGGATGCCTGCCGCTTTTATTACCTTGATAGAAAAGGTGCAGATCGGCGAGCTTAACCCAGTCTTTGTTATCCTTGTACTTGGTATGTTTATCACAGTAATTGCTCTTGTTATTTATGAGCAGCAGGGACAGCGCAAGATTCCAGTGCAGTATGCGAAAAGAGTTGTCGGCAGAAGAATGTACGGAGCCCAGAACACCTATATACCTTTCAAGATTAATCCGTCAGGGGTAATTCCTGTAATATTTGCATCCAGTGTTCTGACCTTTCCGTTGCAGATAGCCGGAAACCTTGGTGGTCAGGTCAGCTGGCTACAGACTCTCAGTTACTGGCTGCGACCGAATGGTATTCCTTATCTTATTACGTACACCCTCTTGATCATCTTTTTCGCTTACTTCTATACTCAGGTGACTCTGAATCCCCACGAGATCGCCAAGCAAATACGTGAGAATGGTGGTTCTATTCCTGGTATACGTACCGATAAGATAGAGGTCTATCTGAATACAATTCTCAGCCGGATTATTTTACCGGGAGCTCTGTTTCTGGCTTTTATTGCGGTTATACCGTCGATTGTGCAGATGCTCTTTAATTTTCCAATGGAAGTGGCTATGCTGATGGGTGGTACATCCTTGCTAATTATGGTAGGTGTAGACCTTGATACCATGTCCCAGATCGAAGGACACTTGAGAATGCACCATCACGACGGCCTGGTTAAAAAGGGCAAGATTCGATCAAGAAACCTATAA
- the rpsK gene encoding 30S ribosomal protein S11: MAKVKKKKEKKTVYEGQVYIQATFNNTIVTITDMTGNAVSWASAGGLGFKGAKKSTPYAAQTTAETAAKKAMDYGLREVHVKVKGPGMGRESAIRSLGNLGLAVKSIRDITPIPHNGCRPRKSRRV, from the coding sequence TTGGCTAAGGTTAAGAAGAAGAAAGAAAAAAAGACGGTATATGAAGGTCAGGTCTACATTCAGGCTACCTTCAACAATACCATCGTTACTATCACCGATATGACCGGAAACGCCGTTTCCTGGGCTTCAGCGGGTGGTTTAGGGTTTAAAGGGGCAAAGAAGTCTACCCCGTATGCCGCTCAAACAACTGCAGAAACGGCAGCTAAGAAAGCCATGGACTACGGGCTTCGTGAGGTACATGTCAAGGTAAAAGGGCCTGGAATGGGACGTGAATCTGCTATACGTTCCCTTGGGAACCTTGGGTTGGCTGTCAAGAGTATTCGTGATATTACTCCCATCCCTCATAACGGTTGTCGACCCCGGAAGAGTCGAAGGGTATAA
- the rplR gene encoding 50S ribosomal protein L18 codes for MKKIEEKLRKRLQRKRHIRKQIFGTADRPRMTVYRSNRYVYIQVIDDVQGVTLAAVNNRQKDSADLKTNVENAAKLGEKLGERLKEQSVDTVVFDRNGYKYHGVVKAIADGARKTGLKF; via the coding sequence ATGAAGAAGATAGAGGAAAAACTCAGAAAGCGTCTTCAGCGCAAAAGGCACATTCGAAAGCAGATTTTTGGTACCGCTGACAGGCCGCGCATGACAGTGTATCGTAGTAACCGGTATGTTTATATACAGGTTATAGATGACGTACAGGGAGTAACACTCGCTGCTGTGAATAACAGGCAGAAAGACAGCGCTGACTTGAAGACTAATGTCGAGAACGCAGCAAAGCTCGGTGAAAAGCTCGGTGAGCGCCTGAAAGAGCAGTCAGTGGATACTGTAGTTTTCGATAGAAACGGTTACAAGTATCACGGAGTAGTAAAAGCTATAGCCGACGGTGCCCGGAAGACTGGACTGAAGTTCTAG
- the rpmJ gene encoding 50S ribosomal protein L36: MKVRVSVKPMCDKCKVIKRRGVVRIICDNPKHKQRQK; this comes from the coding sequence ATGAAGGTAAGAGTTAGCGTAAAACCTATGTGTGACAAATGCAAGGTTATAAAGCGGCGCGGAGTCGTACGAATAATTTGCGATAATCCCAAGCACAAGCAGCGCCAGAAGTAG
- the rplO gene encoding 50S ribosomal protein L15 produces the protein MELHAPKGSTKKKIIVGRGNSARRGRTSGKGNNGQNARSGGGVRPGFEGGQMPLYRRIARRGFSNYLFKKEYLPVNLDVIDKKFNDGETVNIESLKAKKVIKGKNVAVKILANGEITKKLTFEIDQISSAAKEKIEKAGGTIIAAAQETSEKNAEEKGE, from the coding sequence ATGGAATTGCATGCACCGAAAGGTTCTACAAAAAAGAAAATTATTGTAGGTCGCGGTAACTCGGCCCGAAGAGGGCGTACTTCCGGAAAGGGTAACAACGGACAGAATGCACGCTCCGGCGGCGGTGTGCGGCCCGGATTTGAGGGTGGACAGATGCCTCTGTACCGGCGGATTGCACGGCGAGGATTCTCAAACTACCTTTTTAAGAAAGAGTACCTGCCGGTTAACCTCGATGTTATCGATAAGAAGTTTAACGACGGTGAAACTGTAAACATTGAATCCCTTAAAGCCAAGAAGGTTATTAAGGGGAAAAATGTTGCCGTTAAAATACTTGCTAATGGTGAGATTACAAAGAAGTTAACCTTCGAGATTGATCAGATATCATCCGCGGCTAAAGAAAAGATTGAGAAGGCTGGCGGTACTATCATCGCGGCTGCTCAGGAGACAAGCGAAAAAAACGCCGAAGAAAAAGGCGAATAG
- the rpsE gene encoding 30S ribosomal protein S5, with amino-acid sequence MVERRDRDNRDRDRDKEFTEKLIKLNRVAKVVKGGRRFSFSALVVVGDQKGRVGLGFGKANDVTEAIRKSIEKAKKNMITLPLKNGTLPHEVLGEFKSAEVLMKPAAPGTGVIAGGPVRAVMDVSGVTDILSKSLGSKNTINIVKAVFNGFDKILDAKAVARNRGKSLAEMWG; translated from the coding sequence ATGGTGGAAAGACGAGATCGAGATAATCGCGATAGAGATCGTGATAAAGAGTTTACTGAAAAGCTGATAAAACTTAACCGTGTCGCCAAAGTAGTTAAGGGTGGTCGGCGCTTTTCATTCTCCGCGTTGGTTGTTGTCGGTGACCAGAAAGGCCGTGTAGGACTTGGTTTCGGCAAGGCAAATGATGTTACTGAAGCCATACGAAAGAGTATTGAAAAGGCGAAAAAGAACATGATAACCCTTCCGCTTAAAAACGGAACATTGCCTCACGAAGTTCTTGGCGAGTTCAAGAGTGCCGAAGTTCTCATGAAGCCGGCGGCCCCCGGAACCGGGGTGATTGCAGGCGGCCCTGTCAGGGCAGTTATGGACGTTAGCGGTGTAACAGATATCCTGAGTAAATCTCTTGGCTCCAAGAATACGATAAACATCGTGAAGGCTGTATTTAACGGTTTTGATAAGATCCTTGATGCCAAAGCGGTGGCCCGGAACCGGGGAAAGAGCCTTGCGGAGATGTGGGGGTAA
- a CDS encoding DNA-directed RNA polymerase subunit alpha: protein MARKNLMKGFKKPKGITFEHSEVNQNYGKFIAYPFERGFGTTIGNTLRRVLLSSIQGYAITAVKITSYDSEGTPHIISSEFESIPEVVEDTPEIINNLKSLMVRLPSDTEQKTVLVEFKGPGEITGDSIAQATDIEVINKDLKIATLMGNANIDIEIQVDLGRGYIPAETNEKYIDVIGTIPVDAVFSPVKRVKYSIENTRVGQRSDYDKLIIEVYTDGTLAPDDAVAEAAKIAKDHFCIFINFDEDSVTGDDELDEDEERIRAILDTPVEELELSVRSSNCLKNANIKTIGDLTRRTEDDIAKTRNFGKKSLTEIKEKLQEWNLYLGMTDYSVLKDSDRFMKGKEEDEA, encoded by the coding sequence ATGGCGCGCAAGAACTTAATGAAAGGATTCAAAAAACCTAAGGGTATTACATTCGAGCATTCGGAGGTAAACCAAAATTACGGGAAGTTTATCGCTTATCCCTTTGAGAGGGGGTTTGGTACTACCATCGGAAACACCTTGCGCCGTGTATTACTCAGTTCTATTCAGGGTTATGCGATTACTGCTGTAAAGATTACCTCCTACGACAGCGAGGGTACTCCGCACATTATTTCTTCTGAGTTCGAATCGATACCGGAGGTTGTGGAAGATACACCGGAGATTATCAACAATCTCAAATCTCTTATGGTGCGGTTACCGAGCGATACCGAACAGAAAACTGTTTTGGTTGAGTTCAAAGGCCCTGGAGAGATAACTGGCGACTCCATTGCTCAAGCAACAGATATCGAGGTAATCAATAAAGATCTTAAGATCGCGACCTTAATGGGAAATGCCAACATAGATATCGAAATACAGGTTGATCTCGGCCGGGGATATATTCCTGCAGAGACCAACGAAAAGTATATCGATGTTATTGGTACAATACCGGTGGACGCAGTTTTTTCTCCGGTTAAAAGGGTCAAGTATTCGATAGAGAACACTCGAGTTGGGCAGCGAAGTGATTATGACAAGCTGATAATAGAAGTGTACACAGATGGAACTCTTGCTCCTGATGATGCCGTAGCTGAGGCTGCTAAGATAGCAAAAGATCATTTCTGTATTTTTATCAATTTTGATGAAGATTCGGTTACTGGTGACGATGAACTGGATGAAGATGAAGAGCGTATCAGAGCAATATTGGATACTCCTGTTGAAGAGCTTGAGCTATCCGTCAGATCAAGTAATTGTCTGAAGAATGCGAATATCAAGACCATCGGTGATCTGACCCGGAGAACTGAAGATGACATCGCCAAAACTCGCAATTTTGGTAAGAAATCCCTAACGGAAATCAAAGAGAAACTTCAGGAATGGAATCTGTATTTAGGAATGACTGATTATAGCGTCCTAAAAGACTCCGACAGGTTCATGAAAGGCAAAGAAGAAGATGAAGCATAG
- the rpsM gene encoding 30S ribosomal protein S13 codes for MARIAGIDLPNKMTKIALTYIYGIGRSSAIDVCEKAGVDPDAKINDLTADEVNSIRQLLDNEYTVEGRLRTETALNIKRLMDIGCYRGLRHRRGLPLRGQRTKTNARTRKGKRKTVANKKKATK; via the coding sequence ATGGCACGTATTGCAGGTATCGACCTTCCAAATAAAATGACAAAAATCGCTTTAACCTATATATACGGTATAGGAAGATCCTCGGCGATTGATGTTTGTGAAAAAGCGGGTGTTGATCCCGATGCTAAGATAAATGATCTGACCGCCGACGAGGTTAACAGTATTCGTCAGCTTCTTGATAACGAGTATACCGTTGAGGGACGATTACGGACCGAAACAGCGCTCAATATTAAGAGGCTTATGGATATCGGGTGCTATCGCGGCTTACGGCATCGCCGGGGTTTACCTCTTCGTGGTCAGCGGACAAAAACGAATGCACGTACCCGAAAGGGTAAGAGAAAGACCGTCGCTAACAAGAAAAAAGCGACCAAGTAG
- the rny gene encoding ribonuclease Y has translation MNALMVVILPLVGIILGWTIRWVYARFQLSSVEQKAERLSQDAIREAEARKRELLLETKDQLLKERNQQEREFRERRSELQRLDRRLQQREENLEKKQSLLERQKQDLTDREEKIAGEEAQIAQKLEQWRDELEKIAGLTSEEAKKIIIGSMENEARHDAQLIINKIEQEAISTAEKKSRDILITTIQRLATEVSSEVTIASVSLPNDEMKGRIIGREGRNIRTLETLTGVDVIIDDTPEAVVISCFDPIRKEIARRSLERLITDGRIHPARIEEVVQKVTKEISQIIYDEGEKVLFDLGIHNMSQECIRALGRLHFRTSYGQNVLNHSKEVAVLSGMLAGEVGADKEIAKRGALLHDIGKGIETDGDANHAELGMELARKNGEDPRVINAIGSHHNDVEPNCIESVLVQIADAISAARPGARRETLDNYIKRLENLERIAGEFDGVEKTFAIQAGRELRIMVNNDRISDDKAKELAKDIAKKIESELRYPGRIKVTIIRETRVVEYAR, from the coding sequence ATGAACGCACTGATGGTCGTTATTCTTCCTCTCGTAGGTATAATTCTAGGTTGGACTATAAGATGGGTATATGCCCGATTCCAGCTTTCTTCTGTTGAGCAGAAAGCTGAGCGTTTGAGTCAAGATGCCATACGGGAAGCTGAAGCACGAAAAAGAGAGCTTCTGCTTGAAACGAAAGATCAACTCCTAAAAGAGAGGAACCAGCAGGAGCGTGAATTTCGAGAAAGAAGAAGCGAATTGCAGCGCCTTGACAGGCGACTGCAACAACGTGAAGAAAATCTAGAAAAAAAACAGAGTCTGCTTGAACGACAAAAGCAGGATCTCACCGATCGAGAGGAAAAGATAGCAGGAGAAGAGGCACAAATTGCACAAAAACTTGAGCAATGGCGCGATGAATTAGAAAAAATAGCCGGATTGACGTCGGAAGAAGCAAAAAAGATAATAATCGGCTCCATGGAAAACGAGGCCAGGCACGATGCCCAGCTGATTATCAATAAAATCGAGCAGGAAGCGATAAGTACCGCAGAAAAGAAATCCCGGGATATTCTTATTACAACGATCCAGCGCCTTGCCACTGAGGTCAGTTCGGAGGTGACTATAGCATCAGTTTCACTGCCGAATGACGAAATGAAAGGCAGGATAATCGGCCGTGAGGGAAGGAATATCCGGACCCTTGAGACTCTTACCGGGGTGGATGTTATAATTGACGATACGCCCGAGGCGGTTGTGATTTCCTGTTTTGATCCTATACGTAAAGAGATTGCCCGGCGTTCCCTCGAAAGGCTTATAACCGATGGCAGGATACATCCCGCCAGAATAGAAGAGGTTGTGCAGAAGGTTACAAAGGAGATCAGCCAGATCATCTATGACGAGGGTGAAAAGGTGCTCTTTGATCTGGGTATCCATAACATGAGTCAGGAGTGTATTCGGGCACTGGGCAGGCTGCACTTCAGGACCAGCTACGGGCAGAATGTGCTGAACCACTCCAAAGAGGTAGCTGTTCTTTCCGGTATGCTTGCCGGGGAGGTCGGCGCTGACAAGGAGATTGCCAAACGGGGGGCTCTTCTTCACGATATCGGCAAGGGTATTGAGACCGACGGTGACGCCAACCATGCGGAACTGGGTATGGAACTTGCACGGAAAAACGGCGAAGACCCGCGGGTTATCAACGCGATTGGATCCCACCATAATGATGTGGAGCCCAACTGTATTGAATCGGTCCTGGTGCAGATTGCGGATGCAATTTCAGCCGCCCGCCCCGGAGCCCGGCGTGAAACGCTGGACAACTACATCAAGAGGCTCGAAAATCTCGAGCGGATTGCCGGAGAGTTTGACGGTGTAGAAAAGACCTTTGCCATCCAGGCCGGCCGCGAACTGCGGATTATGGTGAACAACGACCGTATCAGCGATGATAAGGCTAAAGAGCTGGCTAAGGATATAGCAAAG
- the rplQ gene encoding 50S ribosomal protein L17: protein MKHRVGFNRLSRKASHRKAMLRNMVTSLFNYEKITTTKAKALEIRRIAEKMITRAKVDSVHNRRMAARYIWDKGIVNKLFTEIGPKNANRDGGYCRILKIGSRNGDAAEMVVISLVESDNEAEGKTEKPAKKKKEKAPKAESKKTETEKVTAAADSGVTEVGKADKTE from the coding sequence ATGAAGCATAGAGTTGGATTTAACCGTCTTAGTCGTAAAGCAAGCCACCGCAAGGCGATGCTAAGGAATATGGTCACGTCATTGTTTAACTATGAGAAAATAACGACAACAAAGGCAAAGGCCCTGGAAATCCGTCGCATCGCTGAAAAAATGATAACCCGGGCAAAGGTTGATTCTGTGCATAATCGCAGAATGGCCGCTCGATATATTTGGGACAAAGGTATTGTCAACAAGTTGTTTACTGAGATTGGTCCCAAAAATGCCAACAGAGACGGCGGTTACTGCAGAATTCTTAAGATTGGCAGCAGGAACGGAGATGCTGCAGAAATGGTAGTTATCTCTCTTGTCGAGAGTGATAATGAAGCTGAAGGCAAGACAGAAAAGCCTGCAAAAAAGAAAAAAGAGAAGGCTCCCAAAGCTGAGTCGAAGAAAACAGAGACTGAGAAAGTCACAGCTGCGGCAGACAGCGGTGTAACGGAAGTCGGGAAAGCAGATAAAACCGAATAG
- the rpsD gene encoding 30S ribosomal protein S4: MARYVGPSCRLCRAEHTKLFLKGERCNSPKCPINKKRPAPGKGPRERMKKMSDYGIQLREKQKLKRMYMLLEKQFKILFTKAERMKGITGENLITLLESRIDNIVYRMHFASSRSQARQLVSHGHVRVNGRRVTIPSYLVRENDVIEVQEASKKLVNIKESLKQFSRSGVSPWLELNPDEMKGKVLALPRRSDVTELADVKEHLIVELYSR, from the coding sequence ATGGCAAGATACGTAGGACCCAGCTGCCGGCTCTGTCGAGCAGAACATACTAAATTGTTTCTCAAAGGTGAACGCTGTAATAGTCCCAAGTGCCCCATAAATAAGAAGCGTCCTGCTCCGGGAAAAGGTCCACGGGAACGGATGAAAAAGATGTCTGATTATGGGATTCAGCTAAGGGAAAAGCAGAAGCTGAAAAGAATGTATATGCTGCTTGAAAAACAGTTCAAGATCTTGTTCACCAAGGCTGAACGTATGAAGGGGATCACAGGTGAAAACCTCATTACCCTTCTTGAAAGCAGAATAGATAACATCGTTTACCGGATGCACTTTGCTTCATCAAGATCCCAGGCCCGGCAACTAGTCAGTCACGGCCATGTACGGGTTAACGGTCGGCGTGTAACGATTCCTTCATATCTGGTTAGAGAGAATGACGTAATCGAAGTACAGGAAGCGAGCAAGAAGCTTGTTAACATTAAAGAGAGCCTGAAGCAATTCTCCCGTTCGGGTGTAAGCCCCTGGCTCGAATTGAATCCGGACGAGATGAAGGGGAAAGTTCTGGCTCTGCCTCGCCGTTCTGATGTAACTGAACTTGCAGATGTAAAAGAACATCTCATAGTCGAGCTCTATTCTCGGTAA